A genomic region of Leptotrichia hofstadii contains the following coding sequences:
- a CDS encoding tetratricopeptide repeat protein, whose protein sequence is MKKVLIGLFLIASLSVLGVNKGKLPMQRDIDYVWYHYELDPKYENLFSKQKKEFKDKWDIYQDKNDYKNFIVLLKKYIEKYPNDAYAYEALGTMYMATNNFKEAEKNYLKAMELGDNDTAKFSLVVLYSKKELNNDKEKTKLGEKYYEELKKEGFKSYDSLEILRGSKTGALLGSAKAIFGLAAYYDNYENYKISEKYATEFLEFDKENLDNLTFLSNAYIAQKKYAESEKLFLPLAQKGMMQAQYLLALGYYHAGNLKEAEKWAKKTLEKPERKQSDDIEAAKELLNRINSKLKELNKK, encoded by the coding sequence GTGAAAAAAGTTTTAATTGGTTTATTTTTAATAGCAAGTTTAAGTGTTTTGGGTGTGAATAAAGGAAAACTCCCAATGCAACGCGATATAGATTATGTGTGGTATCATTATGAATTAGATCCTAAGTATGAAAACCTATTTTCAAAACAAAAAAAGGAATTTAAGGATAAGTGGGATATTTACCAAGATAAGAATGATTATAAAAATTTTATTGTGCTACTAAAAAAATATATTGAGAAATATCCAAATGATGCTTATGCCTATGAAGCTCTGGGTACAATGTATATGGCAACGAATAATTTTAAGGAAGCAGAAAAAAATTATTTAAAAGCTATGGAGCTGGGAGACAATGATACGGCGAAATTTTCTTTAGTTGTTCTGTATAGCAAGAAAGAGTTAAACAATGATAAAGAAAAAACAAAACTTGGTGAGAAATATTATGAAGAACTGAAAAAAGAAGGATTCAAGTCATACGACAGCCTTGAAATTCTTAGAGGTTCTAAAACTGGGGCATTACTAGGAAGTGCTAAGGCGATATTTGGATTAGCGGCTTATTATGATAATTATGAAAATTATAAAATATCAGAAAAATATGCTACGGAATTTTTAGAATTTGATAAGGAAAATTTAGATAATTTAACGTTTTTAAGCAACGCATACATTGCTCAAAAAAAATATGCAGAATCAGAAAAATTATTTTTGCCACTTGCTCAAAAAGGGATGATGCAGGCACAATATCTTTTAGCACTTGGATATTATCACGCTGGAAATCTTAAGGAAGCAGAAAAATGGGCTAAAAAGACGCTGGAAAAACCTGAAAGAAAACAGTCAGATGATATTGAAGCAGCGAAAGAATTGCTGAATCGAATAAATTCAAAATTAAAAGAATTAAATAAAAAATAA
- the tsf gene encoding translation elongation factor Ts, whose protein sequence is MAITTALIKELRERTGAGMLDCKKALQENDGDIEKAIDWLREKGIAKAAKKSGRVAAEGLVFAAISEDRKKGAILEFNSETDFVAKNDEFKSFGEKLVGLTLSHDLTSEDELKAFELEGKTVETHLTELIAKIGENMNIRRLKVVSTDGFIETYIHLGGKIGVLLNVNGEATSENIEKAKGVAMHIAAMDPKYLDKSQVTADDLEREKEIARHQLESEGKPANIIEKILEGKMRKFYEENCLVQQKYVRDDSVTIEQFIAPSTINSFDRFKVGEGIEREEVDFAAEVAAQISGN, encoded by the coding sequence GTGGCAATTACAACAGCGCTTATTAAAGAATTAAGAGAAAGAACAGGAGCAGGAATGCTTGACTGTAAAAAAGCTTTACAAGAAAATGACGGAGATATTGAAAAAGCAATTGACTGGTTAAGAGAAAAAGGGATTGCTAAGGCAGCTAAAAAATCTGGAAGAGTTGCAGCAGAAGGATTGGTATTTGCAGCGATTTCTGAAGATAGAAAAAAAGGTGCTATCTTAGAATTCAACTCTGAAACTGACTTCGTTGCTAAAAATGATGAATTCAAATCTTTTGGAGAAAAATTGGTAGGATTAACTTTAAGCCATGACTTGACAAGCGAAGACGAATTAAAAGCATTTGAACTTGAAGGAAAAACTGTTGAAACTCATTTGACAGAATTAATCGCTAAAATTGGTGAAAACATGAATATTAGAAGATTAAAAGTCGTTTCAACTGACGGATTCATCGAAACTTATATTCACTTAGGCGGAAAAATCGGTGTATTATTAAATGTTAATGGAGAAGCTACTTCTGAAAACATTGAAAAAGCAAAAGGTGTTGCAATGCATATCGCGGCAATGGATCCAAAATATTTGGATAAATCACAAGTTACAGCTGATGATTTAGAAAGAGAAAAAGAAATCGCAAGACATCAATTAGAATCAGAAGGAAAACCAGCTAATATTATTGAAAAAATATTAGAAGGAAAAATGAGAAAATTCTACGAAGAAAACTGTTTAGTGCAACAAAAATATGTTAGAGATGACAGCGTTACTATCGAACAATTTATTGCCCCAAGTACAATAAA
- a CDS encoding tetratricopeptide repeat protein, with the protein MKKVLIGLFLVASLSVLGAKNTKKAARTQNYTKNVNNQYSVVDGNLMNMYSKEKTEFKNKYIALSEKNDKKNLIALLKKYVEKYPNDAYAYEEIGTDYAILDNPKEAEKYYLKAIELGDNDTGAYSLALLYSDEDSLKSLNLTAKEKNEKKSILDKYENQLSDAGFTHDKLKQLREHKQMALVGNAYSIYRLAVQYYGAKNYKMAEKYAKDFLEFDNENPEILNMLKNISK; encoded by the coding sequence ATGAAAAAAGTTTTAATTGGATTATTTTTGGTAGCAAGTTTAAGTGTTTTAGGTGCGAAAAATACAAAAAAAGCAGCAAGGACCCAAAATTATACTAAAAATGTAAATAATCAGTATTCTGTAGTAGACGGAAACCTTATGAATATGTATTCAAAAGAAAAAACAGAATTTAAGAATAAATATATTGCTTTATCTGAAAAAAATGACAAGAAAAATTTAATTGCATTACTGAAAAAATATGTTGAAAAATATCCAAATGATGCTTATGCTTATGAGGAAATAGGAACTGATTATGCGATATTAGATAATCCAAAAGAGGCAGAAAAGTACTATTTAAAAGCAATTGAATTAGGAGATAACGACACAGGAGCGTACTCACTGGCTTTATTATACAGTGATGAAGATTCTTTAAAATCATTAAATTTAACTGCTAAAGAGAAAAATGAAAAAAAGAGCATACTAGACAAATATGAAAACCAACTATCAGATGCTGGTTTTACACATGACAAACTTAAACAACTTAGAGAGCATAAACAGATGGCATTAGTTGGTAATGCCTATTCAATATACCGATTAGCAGTCCAATATTATGGTGCTAAAAATTATAAGATGGCAGAAAAATATGCGAAGGACTTTTTAGAATTTGATAACGAAAATCCAGAAATTTTAAATATGCTAAAAAACATTTCAAAATAA
- the rpsB gene encoding 30S ribosomal protein S2, producing the protein MAVITMKQLLEVGAHFGHQAKRWNPKMKPYIFTERNGIHILDLHQTLGATEAAYEFVRQISEEGGKVLFVGTKKQAQEAIKEEAERAGGFYVNHRWLGGLLTNLETIKKRVKRLKELEEMDADGTLDEAYTKKEAGLLRKEMAKLSKNIGGIKEMNTLPAALFVVDIKKEFLALEEAKKLGIPVIALIDTNVDPDLVTYKIPANDDAIRSVKLFAQVIANAAIEGNGGIENVVEGAEVEVPANEEIVEEVVEEVVEETTEA; encoded by the coding sequence ATGGCAGTAATTACAATGAAACAATTATTAGAAGTAGGAGCACATTTTGGACATCAGGCAAAAAGATGGAACCCTAAAATGAAACCTTATATTTTTACAGAAAGAAATGGAATCCACATTTTGGATTTACACCAAACTTTAGGAGCAACTGAAGCGGCTTACGAATTTGTAAGACAAATCTCTGAAGAAGGTGGAAAAGTATTATTCGTAGGAACTAAAAAACAAGCTCAGGAAGCTATTAAGGAAGAAGCGGAAAGAGCTGGAGGATTCTATGTAAACCACAGATGGCTAGGTGGACTTTTAACTAACCTGGAAACAATCAAAAAAAGAGTAAAAAGATTAAAAGAACTTGAAGAAATGGATGCAGATGGAACTTTAGACGAAGCATACACTAAAAAAGAAGCAGGATTATTAAGAAAAGAAATGGCAAAACTTTCTAAAAATATTGGTGGAATCAAAGAAATGAACACATTGCCAGCCGCATTGTTTGTAGTTGACATCAAAAAAGAATTTTTGGCATTAGAAGAAGCTAAAAAATTGGGAATCCCTGTAATCGCATTAATCGATACAAACGTAGATCCTGATTTAGTAACTTACAAAATCCCAGCAAATGATGATGCTATAAGATCAGTAAAATTATTTGCACAAGTTATTGCAAATGCAGCAATCGAAGGAAACGGTGGAATTGAAAACGTTGTTGAAGGAGCAGAAGTAGAAGTTCCTGCAAACGAAGAAATCGTTGAGGAAGTAGTAGAAGAAGTTGTTGAAGAAACTACAGAAGCATAG